The Halorussus vallis DNA window TCAACAGCCCCAGTGGGCCGTTGCCGAGGATGAGCGCCGACTCGGGGTCCCACTCGAACGCCGATCTGCTCGCGTAGGCGTGTTCGAGCGCCTTCTCGGAGTTCGAGATCGGTTCGATGAGGAACCCGGTCGTTGCGAAGTCGTCGGGGACGCCGACGAGGAACGCTTCGGGGGCGGTGAAGTACTCCGACATGTAGCCGTGCGCGCCGACGATTCCTCGCTCGACGTACGCGCCGTCGGGGGCCATGTCGGGTTCGCCCCGCTCGAAGTATTCGGCCGTCGGTTGCCCAACGGGCGGCCGCCGGACGGTCGGCACGACGAGGTCGCCTTCGTTGAAGTCGGTGTCGTTGGCGTCCTCAACGACTCCGACGGCCTCATGGCCGAGGATTTGATACGCCGAATCTGCGGGAAATCCGCCGTGGTTCCCGTCGACGACTTCGTGGTCGGTGCCGTCAATGCCGATTCGGAGCGTTCGAATTAGTGCTTCACCGGACCCGGGGGTCGGTTTCGGCACGTCGATGACACGTGGTTCGGACTCGTCGCGTCGGACCGCGATAGCTCTCATTGTTCTGTCACCTTGTACTCCTCACTCCTCGCTCCCACGTGCGGTCGCGATGACCTCTATCTCAACGCCAATATCGATGGGCAGGTCCTCTATCTGGACCGCGCTCCGGGCTGGATATGGCGGCGACATGTACTCAGCGTACACCTCGTTGATGGTGTCGTAGTCGTCCATATCCTGGACAAAGACGGTTGCTTTCACCACATCGTCAAGTGAGCAATCCGCCGCAGCGAGAACTGCGTCGATGTTTTCGAGCGTTCGTGCGGTCTGCTCTCCGATGTCCTCGCCGACGATCTCGCCCGATTCTGGGTCGACGGGTCCTTGCCCTGAGACGTAGATCCGGTCGCCGTCGCGGAGTGCTTGTGAAAACGGGCCGATGCTCGGCGGTGCGGCGTCGGTGCTAATTTTGTCCATCAGTCTCCTCCGAACGGGCGTCGCGGGCGGGAATGGCCATTTCGCCGTCATAATTACGGTGGCGAGACGATGAACTATCCGTTCGAACTGCTCCGCGCAGTATACGTACCGTCATCAACCGTGTCCTCATGCCGCTGAACTATAAAACCGCCCGACGTTAGCCGTAATTGACAGTATATGTAAATTACCTTCGGTGGACTTTTGTAGGTTACTGCATGGCCGTTCTCCTCCCGGCCGCGCTATTTGTCCATTCGTATGGATTTTGAACGACCGAATAGCGGAAACAATCGACAGAAAATGCCGAGACGTGATGAAGACGGCGGGCTTGGCGTTCAGTAGGCATAAAGCCATAGCTCAAGTGTAACGATACGTGTGGAGATATATAAACATCACTGATGGGGTGCTTTCGTCCTTGAACTCCGCGTAAACGTAGATTCCGTTTCTATCTCCTCAAGTACGCTGGTTCGAACGTTGCATTCGAACGCCGTGAGCACCTAGTCTAATCGTCGTCATGTACGTGGATTCTCGATTCAGATGGCAATCTAGGTGGTGCGACCCAGCACCGTCGTCCAGCGCGATTACCGAAGTCGAGGCCGGACAGAGCGTTCCTTCATCGACATCCATCTCGGCGACCGCAGTGTGTCCGTCTTCGTCGATGGGAAGCATCGAACCGGGTTCGCCGTGGTAATTCGCGACGAACACGAAACTACCGGTTAGCATCGACGCTACAGTGTCGGGGTTCTGCCCCACCGATCGCCCGACGGTAATTGCGGACTCAAGAATCGAGGGACTACGGCAGAAACCCCTATCGAAAACACTTACTAGTCCGGAAATCGGTTTTCTTCAAAGCTCTTCCAGACGAATACGTGGCCGGAGCCATCCCGCCACGAGCCTGTACAATTTTGTAGCCTCCCTCGAAAAGGGGACTCGATGACCGACCACGGCCACGAGGATATGCTCTGGCGCTCGGAGGCGGTTCGGCGCGTGCTGGACCTGCGGGCATCGGTCCGGGCCGACCGCTCCACCGAGTCGGTACCGCTCGACGCCACTGCCGGGCGAACGCTCGGCGAGGACGTCACCGCCGACGCCGACGCGCCCGAAACGAGCTGCGCGACGATGGACGGCTACGCATTCGACGCGACCGACGACTACCCGCTCGACGTCCACGATGAGGAGGTGTTCCCGGAGGACGACGGCGGGGCGCTGGAACCAGGCGAGGCCGTCGAAATCGCGACCGGCGCACCGCTCCCGCAGAACGCGAACGTCGTCCTCAAGCGCGAGGACGCGACCGTCGAGGACGGCCGACTCACTGGACCGGCCCTCGAACCGGGGACCTACGTCTATGAGCGGGGGAGCAACTACCGGGCCGGCGAGACGCTGTTCGAGGCGGGCGAGCGACTCGCTCCGCGAGACGCCGTCCTACTGGCCGACCTCGGCTACTCGGCGGTCGCCGTCTGCCGGCGTCTGTCGGCCGGCGTCCTCGCGACCGGCACCGAGATTCACACCGGCCGGACCGAGGACCTCGACTCGCCGATGCTCCAGGGCCTCGTCCGGTCGTGGGGGCACGAGGCCACCTACGAGGGCACCGTTCCGGACGACTACGACCGCGTGAAGGACCGAATCGAGGCGGTCGCCGAAGACCACGACATGGTCCTCACCACCGGCGGCACCAGCGTCGGACACAAGGACCACGTCGTCCGAGCGCTCGACGAACTCGGGGACGTCCTGTTCCACCGCGTGCGGGTGCGACCCGGCAAACCCATCGCGGTCGCCGAACTCCCCGACCAGGACGCCGTCGCGTTCGCCATCCCCGGCAAACCCGTCGGGGCGCACGCCGTCGCGACGCTGGTCGCGCGCCCGTTCTTCACTGGCGCTGGGACCGACCTCCCGGGCGTCGAGGCGACACTGTCGCGCGCGGTGACGCTCGGGCCGGACGGGTTCGAGTACGCTGTTCCGGTGTTGCTCGACGGGGGTGAGGCGACCCCGTACGGTCACGTCGACTCCCCGCTCCGGGTCTACGACGAACAGTTCGACCCGAGCGTGCTCTCGTCGAGTACGCGGGCGACCAGGGCCGACGGTATCGTCGTCACGACCGACGACCTCGCCGAGGGCGAGACGGTGACCGTGGTCCCGTACTCGGTGCTGGAGTGACGATGTCGACGCTTCCGCGCCGCGCCATCGCCGTGCTCGGAACCGGACTGTTCGGAATCGGTCTCTCTGTTGGCGGATACGGCGCTTACGTCTCGCTGCTCATCGACCGGGGCGTCTCGCCCGACGTCGCCGGACTCGGGATGTCGCTGTTCCTGCTCGGGCAGTTGGTCGTCGTCCTCCCGGCCGACCGACTCTCGCGGGTCGTCCCGGTCGGACGCGTCGCGGCGGCGGGACTCCTCCTCGGCGGCGTCGGCGCGGCGCTCGGCGGCGTCACCTCGCTGCCCGCCGTCCTGGCCTCGCGGAGTCTGCTCGGACTCGGACAGGGGACCGCGTTCGTCGCCAGCATGAAGCACGTCGGTCGGACCACGACGGGCGGCGACACCGCGACCGCGCAGGGGTTGCTCGGCGCGCTGT harbors:
- a CDS encoding molybdopterin molybdotransferase MoeA, giving the protein MTDHGHEDMLWRSEAVRRVLDLRASVRADRSTESVPLDATAGRTLGEDVTADADAPETSCATMDGYAFDATDDYPLDVHDEEVFPEDDGGALEPGEAVEIATGAPLPQNANVVLKREDATVEDGRLTGPALEPGTYVYERGSNYRAGETLFEAGERLAPRDAVLLADLGYSAVAVCRRLSAGVLATGTEIHTGRTEDLDSPMLQGLVRSWGHEATYEGTVPDDYDRVKDRIEAVAEDHDMVLTTGGTSVGHKDHVVRALDELGDVLFHRVRVRPGKPIAVAELPDQDAVAFAIPGKPVGAHAVATLVARPFFTGAGTDLPGVEATLSRAVTLGPDGFEYAVPVLLDGGEATPYGHVDSPLRVYDEQFDPSVLSSSTRATRADGIVVTTDDLAEGETVTVVPYSVLE
- a CDS encoding Rid family detoxifying hydrolase, whose protein sequence is MDKISTDAAPPSIGPFSQALRDGDRIYVSGQGPVDPESGEIVGEDIGEQTARTLENIDAVLAAADCSLDDVVKATVFVQDMDDYDTINEVYAEYMSPPYPARSAVQIEDLPIDIGVEIEVIATARGSEE
- a CDS encoding glucose 1-dehydrogenase → MRAIAVRRDESEPRVIDVPKPTPGSGEALIRTLRIGIDGTDHEVVDGNHGGFPADSAYQILGHEAVGVVEDANDTDFNEGDLVVPTVRRPPVGQPTAEYFERGEPDMAPDGAYVERGIVGAHGYMSEYFTAPEAFLVGVPDDFATTGFLIEPISNSEKALEHAYASRSAFEWDPESALILGNGPLGLLTLAMLAGSDDFERCYCLGRRNRPDPTIEIIERLGATYIDSRETPLSTVPDANEPMDFIYEATGYAPHAFETVEALAPNGVGMLLGIPSDGRIEINGGRVHREMVLQNKALLGSVNSNVAQYETAKASLAAFPDWFADALVTDVHDPDEVERAFETGDDVIKSVVEFDTV